AAGTACTTTTTATTCATAATGACAAGAATAAATAGCAACTCTATTTAAGTCAGACTTGAAAATTTCAATAAGAAaaactttataaaaaaatgttaatgaAATTCAACCTTAAAATATTCGAACTCAAAAGGACCTATCCCTTTCTGGCTCCATCTCTACAAATGACTAATACATGTACGACGTTATATttgttatactccctctgtcccggtTAGGGGTGCAAATTTAGTTCTCGGgtttcgggtatacccgatccCGATCCAATATTCGGCGAGTTTTGGGTGCCGAAACCCGAAATTATGGGTTCGGGTACGGTTTAGATAGTTAATGTTAGGATTTTTCGAGTTTAGGGTACCCGACTAATACCCGATTAAACCAGTAttgtgataaatatttttatttttgtataggaCCTACGACCCGTatggtaaatttatttaaacacATTTAGATATATGAATGTTTTTAGTATACTGCAACCCGATATGGTTGCTTTGATATTTTATTGTTCTATTATCTAGAGATGTGTTctgttttatttaaatatcaTGTTGCATTATTTATGTTCTTACTTGTTATCTTTTCAATATATAGTCATGCTTTCTCCATTTTATTTACATGTTTATTTAAatcttaaaaatttattttaatctcTTTTGAGTTTCAATTTATGCtgaaaatttctttattttaaaattaagtacTCGACCCTAATGTCATAGAATCATAATATAGCTAAAGCATTAAAATTGCGGTTTAAACTTAATagtcaataaatagtagtattgtgttatttttaataatttctattctcatcacaatataatttataaataaatttgaaatataataatttcggGTTTATGAGTACTCTATTAGTTGGGTTCGGGTACACGCATCGGGTATTAGGGTACCCGAATTCACATAGGGTCGGGTATTGGGTATGATATTTCGGGTTCGGGTACCTGAATTTTCGGGTTTGGATACCCGCGAGTACCCGAATTTGCAGGCCTAGTCTCAGTTATGatgatttctttctttttcacatgtattttgaaaaaatgataataaataattaaattagagaGAAAGTAATGTAAGAgatagaataatatagagaagagtcTCTATTAcatcattctctcttactttaacttCTCTTCActtccactttaattatttattgttattttcttaaaataattGTGAAAAAAGAAATGAGTATCTTAATAATATACTCCGTATTCAATTTCAATAAGATCTCTCATTCTTTTCCAAAGATCCTATCAAATCATTCACTTTGTGAACTCGAATTTCGCAAACAAAAATGGTGCGGAAgtctacaaatattaaataaaggtaGTGATCTATAAATGTAATTAATATTGATTGATTTGAAGTTGCTTAATCTAATAAATGCACAATTTAGTAATTAATCTAgataaaatttaaatgaattaataaaatataaatacaaacaAACGGCCCTTGCGACATTTCCACTTTTCTAATTCTTTGACTAAAATAAACTCCAACTTAACTTTCGATTCAATTCTTAATTTAGTATACCAAACTGTTAAAATAAATCTGATTCTAAGTTCTCAATTTAGTGATTAACTATCTAACAAAACATTgatatttttttgataaaaattaatatacgcGAAATTTTAAGATTAAATTGTTGCTAATAACGAGTCCAAGCTTATTGCCTATGTTGTGACTGAAATGTGACTTATTAACATGGTACAAGAAAGTGTTGTAATTGAAATGTAACTTCAAGAAAGTGTTATAATTGAAATATGACTTAATAATATActacaataaaaatgaaattgtgaCTTGAAATACTGGTGAAGTGTGAGTTTATTTTGCAAATTTGTAATCATGCCATGTGGTATTACTATTAACGGACTAATGTTGTCTTTATTTggattcaaatttaaattttcggATTTAGATGGATTCCTACATGAGTCGTGAAAACTATGCCAAATTCCaagaatatttttttgaaaactcctatatttatttttattcgtTAAATATGCATACAGATTACAGGCTGGAGCGTGTCTACAACTAATATCTTCAATTTTCCATTACAATATTTTGCAAATATTATTGCAAAAATCAAAACAGAATAAACCATAAACGGCTActtaatagtactactactgtTCTCCTTAATTTCAAATACTCACACTTTCCCTCCCACATTTATATTCGAATTTTATTCCCAAATCCACACTCTAAATTGCAATTTTTCCaaaccaaaaattaaattttgtgcATCGAAAAAGCTAATGGATTGGAACGACGGCGAATCAGGCTTCGCCGCCGCCTTCCCCCCCTCATTGGTCTCACTAACCCCATTCCCCTCGCCCACGCCGCGCCGCCTCTCCAGCTGCTTCACGCAGCCGGCTGCGCCGGTCCGATCGAAACGGCGCCTGGCGTGGGTGTCCCTCCAGGGGCGCCTCGTCGGAGCCGAAGAAGCCAGCTCGGCCAAGACTGTCGACCCCAGCGGCGTCCTCACCGCCAAAGAGGCCGCCGCGTGGGAGCTTTTCACTCCAGCTCAGCGTGTTTTGACCGTCGCCGTCGTCGGAGCTGCAGCCAGTGATTCGAAGAAGAATGAGcagatttttaatttgaaaaaatcgGTTCAACTCAGGGTTAGTtggatttgattttaatttttttttttcagttttattaATGAAAGTGGATACGTTTTTGAATTATTGATggctgaaaaaataaataattgagttTGCAACTGTTTAAATCATGCGTTATAGTAAAAGTTAATTATTGAATGTAATCAATTTAGGTTTCTTGGAACTTCAATTCATCGctgcttttcttctttttataaGCATTTTCCTCCTTTGATTCATCTACCATGTGTATGTGTGAAATGTCATAAAAGTAGAATTATAATTATATGCTTCTGAGTAGGcagatgatcaaagtataactactCATAAATGCATAATAAGAGAACACGAATTTAGTtaatggagtataatatatagtgaagtatttactACTTGAAATATTTAGGTTACTATAGTGGCGTTTTGGTTCATTCCGTGTTTCTAATTCGTGTTGTGAACTAAAATGCCTTTACAGGCCTTTATAGTAAACTAAATcgctcttatagtgaactaaattcgtgttctctagttatgcatttaagtagTGGTCGCCCTATATCACTACTCTTGGAGTATAATTTGTTTGCTTGGTACGGAAGATAGACAAGACAATACATGATCAAAACACACATTTAGTTCATTTTAGGTTATATAACTCCAAGATATATGAATTATCATTGACTGATTAATGCATTCTGTTTCCTATAAACAATTTTTTCCAGGATCAAGTGCTCTCTGGCATGCAGAAAAAGCTGGACAATCTATGTGAGCAGCTGAGTTATTTCAAGGATCAGCCTGAAGTAGAGGCTTTACCAACAATGGAATGTGGTTGTAAGCTTAAACATCATAGCCTCACACCTAATGATTCTTTGGTAAAATCTTGTACATTGATGGATTGTTTTTGCATCTTATAATGTGATACTAATTTTCTAGTAAATTGGGGGTTTTGTTTTCAAGTTCAACACATCAGCCAAAGGATCAAATGGGGATGAGGAGTTCAAGTACAAACTGCCAATATCAAACCAGGCTGAGCCGGACGAGCGCCGGATGTCTGATTTGTCTGATTGGGCTCCCAGTGTCACATCTTCTGTTGATATTGAGGTATATACATGAGCCTTTAAATCCATATTTAAGAGTAAGAAGTGATCAGTTAATATTCTTACGCAAATCGTAAAATggtcataaaaaaaaaaatatattcttacgCGCTTCTCTCGCAGTTGGACGGTTTAGCGCTAGTACATGATATCGACGACTTGAAGAAAGAATGCGAGGAAAAGGATGCTACCATCAAGGAACTGTCTACTCATCTTCGGTCATCTGAAGTCCTGAGTTCAAAGGTTACTTACATTTTCCAGTGGTTTCGCTTGTGTTTGTTCCATCGTTTACAATTCTTTATGACAAATTTATCCAACTTTTGCAGAGGATTATGGAATTGGAAGACATCATTCGACGCAAGAATATGATCATCAACAAGCTTCGGAAAGACATAGTAACTTTGGAGCA
This sequence is a window from Salvia splendens isolate huo1 chromosome 14, SspV2, whole genome shotgun sequence. Protein-coding genes within it:
- the LOC121765504 gene encoding uncharacterized protein LOC121765504; amino-acid sequence: MDWNDGESGFAAAFPPSLVSLTPFPSPTPRRLSSCFTQPAAPVRSKRRLAWVSLQGRLVGAEEASSAKTVDPSGVLTAKEAAAWELFTPAQRVLTVAVVGAAASDSKKNEQIFNLKKSVQLRDQVLSGMQKKLDNLCEQLSYFKDQPEVEALPTMECGCKLKHHSLTPNDSLFNTSAKGSNGDEEFKYKLPISNQAEPDERRMSDLSDWAPSVTSSVDIELDGLALVHDIDDLKKECEEKDATIKELSTHLRSSEVLSSKRIMELEDIIRRKNMIINKLRKDIVTLEQKVVGLTRRRRQSFPAASTDHVQHLPTLTDNVLYDMDSTTDPSSSDSDSIPRNRTQQISEQKGAKGEVKCDLAKSSPLVPQSLKKKNSFSPNTTTTEMRSGRRPPIKSKELKRWM